One Serpentinicella alkaliphila DNA segment encodes these proteins:
- a CDS encoding IS110 family transposase encodes MNQQVITKTNITNYLYSKGFQVTILNPLATNLFRKAQTLRKTKTDKTDAKVIATMLFTDESKSYSPVSYQIQELKSLTRHRHRMVSYRSRLKLSVSRLIDIIFPELPSLFWSIHQSSAMHY; translated from the coding sequence CAACAGGTCATTACAAAGACAAATATCACAAATTATCTGTATTCCAAAGGCTTTCAGGTCACCATCCTAAATCCATTGGCTACTAATCTTTTCCGTAAGGCTCAAACCCTTAGGAAAACTAAAACAGATAAGACCGACGCTAAGGTCATTGCAACTATGCTCTTTACTGATGAATCTAAATCCTATTCACCAGTATCATATCAGATTCAGGAGCTAAAGTCACTAACAAGACACCGTCATAGAATGGTTAGTTACCGTTCTAGACTTAAACTTTCAGTTAGTCGCTTAATAGATATCATTTTTCCTGAATTGCCAAGCTTATTTTGGTCTATACACCAAAGTTCGGCTATGCATTATTAA
- a CDS encoding transposase: MLSNLLGQAIALTFELQQTIRLIQSVQTEIDALDNQIKLVVQELNTPLITIPGIGYTLFCHYISEIGHIDRFSNPAKLLAFAGMDPSTYQSGTYNASKTPMVKRGSTYLRWAIMQASRLVAMRDKVFSDYMVKKRSEGKHFNVARCHVGKKLIRVIYYLLKNNTAFVPQV, translated from the coding sequence TTGCTATCAAATCTATTGGGTCAAGCAATCGCTCTGACCTTCGAATTACAACAAACTATTCGCCTCATACAATCTGTACAAACAGAAATAGATGCATTAGATAATCAAATTAAATTAGTCGTACAAGAACTCAATACCCCACTCATTACTATTCCTGGCATTGGATATACTCTATTTTGCCATTATATTAGTGAAATTGGTCATATTGATCGTTTCTCCAACCCAGCTAAACTTCTTGCATTTGCAGGTATGGATCCTTCTACTTACCAATCTGGGACTTACAATGCATCTAAAACTCCAATGGTTAAGAGAGGCTCTACATACCTTAGGTGGGCTATTATGCAAGCATCTAGACTTGTTGCTATGCGCGATAAAGTCTTTAGTGATTATATGGTCAAAAAGCGTTCTGAAGGCAAACACTTCAATGTTGCCAGATGCCATGTCGGTAAAAAGTTAATTAGGGTAATTTACTACCTCCTAAAAAACAATACTGCATTTGTTCCACAAGTCTAA
- a CDS encoding ribose-phosphate diphosphokinase, with product MNTSGSEIKVFSGNANIPLAENIAKALGIPLGDSLIGRFSDGEVFVNINETVRGTDVFIIQPTHTPVNEHLMELLIIIDAFKRASAGRITAVLPYYGYARQDRKAKARDPITAKLVADLLTTAGADRILVMDLHAAQIQGYFNIPVDHLLGVPILAKYFQNKNLEDIVVVSPDLGSVTRARNFANHLDAPIAIIDKRRPKANVSEVMNIIGDVKDKNVILIDDMIDTAGTITQAADALKKFGAKDVYACCTHPVLSGPAIERIQNSAIKELITTDTIQLPPEKKIDKIKIMSVDNLFAEAIRRIYKNASVSEIFE from the coding sequence ATGAATACAAGTGGTAGTGAAATTAAAGTTTTTTCTGGTAATGCAAACATTCCTTTAGCTGAAAATATAGCTAAAGCTTTAGGAATTCCACTAGGTGATTCTTTGATAGGAAGATTTAGTGATGGTGAAGTATTTGTAAATATTAACGAAACAGTTAGGGGTACAGATGTATTTATTATTCAACCGACACATACCCCAGTAAATGAGCACTTAATGGAACTTTTAATTATTATAGATGCATTTAAAAGGGCTTCTGCTGGAAGAATAACAGCGGTTTTACCATATTATGGATACGCTAGACAAGACAGAAAAGCAAAGGCAAGAGATCCAATTACCGCGAAATTAGTTGCAGATTTATTAACTACTGCTGGAGCAGATAGAATATTAGTAATGGATTTACACGCTGCTCAAATACAAGGTTATTTCAACATACCAGTAGACCATTTATTAGGGGTGCCAATATTAGCTAAATATTTCCAAAATAAAAATTTAGAAGATATTGTAGTAGTTTCTCCGGATCTTGGCAGTGTAACGAGAGCAAGAAACTTTGCTAATCATTTAGATGCACCTATCGCAATAATTGATAAAAGAAGACCAAAAGCCAATGTTTCTGAGGTAATGAATATCATTGGTGATGTTAAAGATAAAAATGTTATTCTAATTGACGATATGATTGATACAGCAGGTACTATAACTCAAGCTGCTGATGCCTTAAAGAAATTTGGAGCTAAGGATGTTTACGCATGCTGTACTCACCCGGTACTTTCTGGACCAGCAATCGAAAGAATTCAAAACTCTGCTATAAAGGAATTAATTACAACAGATACAATTCAACTTCCACCGGAGAAGAAAATAGATAAAATAAAAATAATGTCAGTGGATAATTTATTTGCTGAGGCTATAAGAAGAATATATAAAAATGCATCTGTTAGTGAAATTTTTGAGTAA
- the glmU gene encoding bifunctional UDP-N-acetylglucosamine diphosphorylase/glucosamine-1-phosphate N-acetyltransferase GlmU, producing the protein MKMQAIILAAGAGTRMKSKLPKVLHKVCGDTMLNHVIDSAFASNVDECIVIVGHGADEVRKTLDPKIKTVLQKEQLGTGHALKMAYDEINNEGTVLILCGDGPLVSEDTIKELIHFHETSNAKATVMSTSLHNPYGYGRIIRTESNELAKIVEEKDANSEQKLVAEVNSGTYCFDASALKKALPLLKNDNAQREYYLPDTLAIIKEAGEKVGVYKIDDFEDIMAVNSRVQLAEVEAIMRKRINEKHMTNGVTLIDPKNTYIDKGVKIGQDTIVYPNVFLSGETVIGEDCVIGYNTKIHNSQIGNGVEIQSSTILDSTVDEDTTIGPYAYLRPNSKIGKRVKIGDFVEVKNSTIDDDSKASHLAYIGDGEVGKNVNIGCGVVFVNYDGKNKHKTVVKDNAFVGSNANLVAPVTIEESAYVASGSTITKNVPQGSLAVERSKQTTIEGWVERKNRGRQ; encoded by the coding sequence ATGAAAATGCAAGCTATAATACTAGCTGCTGGGGCCGGAACGAGAATGAAATCTAAATTACCGAAGGTTTTACATAAGGTTTGCGGAGATACGATGTTAAACCATGTAATTGATTCTGCCTTTGCATCAAATGTAGATGAATGTATAGTTATAGTAGGACATGGGGCAGATGAGGTTAGAAAAACTTTAGACCCCAAAATTAAAACAGTTTTACAGAAAGAACAACTTGGTACAGGGCATGCATTAAAGATGGCATATGATGAAATAAATAATGAGGGCACTGTTTTAATTTTATGTGGAGATGGGCCATTAGTATCAGAGGATACAATTAAAGAGTTAATTCATTTCCATGAAACTAGCAACGCAAAAGCTACTGTTATGTCCACTAGCTTACATAACCCCTACGGTTACGGCAGAATTATAAGAACAGAAAGTAACGAATTAGCTAAAATAGTTGAGGAAAAGGATGCAAATAGTGAGCAAAAGCTTGTTGCAGAAGTTAATTCAGGTACTTACTGTTTTGATGCCAGTGCTTTAAAGAAGGCTTTACCGCTACTTAAAAATGATAATGCTCAAAGAGAATATTACCTGCCAGACACATTAGCAATTATTAAAGAAGCTGGTGAAAAGGTCGGAGTATATAAAATTGATGATTTTGAAGATATAATGGCAGTTAACTCTAGAGTTCAGTTAGCTGAAGTTGAGGCTATTATGCGAAAAAGAATTAATGAGAAACATATGACTAATGGAGTAACACTTATTGATCCTAAAAACACCTATATTGATAAGGGAGTTAAAATAGGCCAGGATACGATAGTATATCCGAATGTATTTTTAAGTGGAGAAACTGTTATTGGTGAAGACTGTGTAATAGGTTATAATACTAAAATACACAACTCACAAATTGGTAATGGGGTAGAAATACAAAGCTCTACAATTTTAGATAGTACTGTTGATGAGGACACTACTATTGGACCATACGCTTATTTAAGACCTAATAGTAAAATAGGAAAGAGAGTTAAGATTGGAGACTTTGTAGAAGTAAAAAATTCCACAATTGATGATGATTCAAAGGCTTCTCACCTAGCATATATAGGAGATGGAGAGGTAGGGAAAAATGTAAATATCGGCTGTGGAGTTGTATTTGTAAACTATGATGGTAAAAACAAGCATAAGACAGTTGTAAAAGATAATGCATTTGTAGGAAGCAACGCTAATTTAGTTGCTCCAGTAACAATAGAAGAATCAGCCTATGTAGCCAGTGGATCTACAATAACTAAGAATGTTCCTCAGGGTAGTTTAGCCGTAGAAAGAAGTAAGCAGACTACAATCGAAGGATGGGTTGAGCGAAAAAATAGAGGGAGGCAATAA
- the spoVG gene encoding septation regulator SpoVG translates to MHVTDVRIRKVTVDGKMKAIVSVTFDDEFVVHDIKIIEGQSGLFIAMPSRKMGEGDFRDIAHPIKSETRNKIQEAIFDAYERMNSQPESEVVNA, encoded by the coding sequence GTGACTGTTGATGGCAAGATGAAAGCTATTGTATCAGTAACTTTTGATGATGAATTTGTAGTTCATGACATCAAGATAATTGAAGGGCAAAGTGGTTTGTTTATAGCAATGCCAAGCAGAAAGATGGGAGAGGGAGACTTTAGAGATATAGCTCACCCAATTAAATCAGAAACTCGTAACAAAATTCAAGAAGCTATTTTTGATGCCTATGAAAGAATGAACAGTCAACCAGAAAGCGAAGTCGTAAATGCATAG